The Nonlabens spongiae genome contains a region encoding:
- a CDS encoding LacI family DNA-binding transcriptional regulator, which yields MKKNRVTLKNLAQQLGLSISTISKALNNSPEISEETKKKVLDKADELGYKSNAGIEYGHKTIAVLLPDIKNDFFAQVLTGLEGVASEEGFKIITCLTNESYKKEVDYLTTLSKETIDGFIIAAAQETQKLEQYDHFQDIIDSDIPLVMFDRVIDQMECDKIVIDDYQSGARAVDALIDSGDRNICMVSLTSTLSVSRLREQGIRNQMARYDDAIFNVITCEDEQTFQDRVGDALNYDGVQSIIALDQISGKLALNKGMELGKRVPEELQIISYSDGILSNYSRPKISVMDQHAEELGKKTFIRMQNLINNKDEVKVTRIHTLRTSLIRRETTRN from the coding sequence ATGAAGAAAAACCGTGTAACGCTTAAAAATCTTGCTCAGCAGCTGGGACTTTCTATTTCTACGATTTCCAAGGCGCTCAATAATAGCCCAGAAATCAGTGAGGAAACCAAAAAGAAAGTGCTGGACAAAGCTGATGAGCTGGGGTATAAAAGCAACGCGGGAATAGAATATGGTCATAAAACGATTGCAGTTTTATTGCCGGATATCAAAAATGATTTTTTTGCTCAAGTGCTTACAGGTCTGGAAGGCGTGGCCTCTGAGGAGGGTTTTAAAATAATCACTTGTCTAACGAATGAATCTTACAAAAAGGAGGTAGATTACCTCACGACTTTATCAAAGGAAACGATAGACGGATTCATCATCGCAGCGGCACAAGAAACCCAGAAGCTGGAACAATACGATCATTTTCAGGACATTATCGATTCCGATATTCCGCTGGTGATGTTTGACCGTGTCATCGATCAAATGGAGTGTGATAAAATCGTAATAGACGATTATCAATCTGGAGCACGTGCGGTAGATGCGCTCATAGACAGCGGTGATCGCAATATTTGTATGGTGAGTCTTACCAGCACTTTGAGCGTGTCTAGATTAAGGGAACAAGGCATACGCAATCAAATGGCGCGATATGATGATGCGATTTTCAATGTCATCACATGTGAAGATGAGCAAACTTTTCAAGATAGAGTAGGAGATGCACTCAATTATGATGGGGTGCAAAGCATTATTGCTCTTGACCAGATTTCTGGAAAACTCGCGCTGAATAAAGGGATGGAATTAGGTAAACGAGTACCCGAAGAACTCCAGATCATCAGCTATTCAGATGGTATTTTGAGTAATTACTCGCGACCCAAGATCTCGGTAATGGATCAGCACGCTGAGGAACTCGGGAAGAAAACGTTCATACGCATGCAAAACCTAATCAATAACAAAGATGAGGTTAAAGTCACCCGAATTCATACTTTAAGGACTTCGCTAATTAGGAGGGAGACGACGAGGAATTAG